ggatggggaatccacagctgctctgggcaacctgttcctgtgtctCACTGcccccacagtaaagaatttcttcctaataccaatctaaacctgctctctttcagtttgaagccattcccccttgtcctgtcactccaggcccttgtaaatagtgtccctccatctttcttgtcagctctcttcaggtactgaaaggccacaattaggtcaccctgaagcttctcttctccaggctgaacaatcccacttctctcagcctttccatATAGGACAGTTGCTCAATCTCTCTGATCATCATAACCAGGATATTAATTATAAGCAGTGTATATGTAAACCACTTTTAGCCAGCATTTATcaaaattgctatttttatgGGCACACAGCTTGGGAAAATCACTGGAACCCTAAGTTTTGATAAAATAACCTTGATACACTTCAATGAACAAAGCCTGGAATAAGAGAGGTCTGTTTTTGAAACGGGATACAAGAAGTGCACAATTTATGGACCACAAGgacattttgcagaaaacagcagataAAAATAGAGACTAACAAAGACTCAGTATTTGTGCTGTGAAGTCCTTACCTGGGAAAAAGATAATACAAGGACTGAAAAATATAGACTAGTTTGCATGAGAAGTGAGAAATCGATAACCAGTAGAGGACAGAATACTAATTAATGAAAGAGAATTCTGTAACTTAGAACCAGTGAATATTAATTTGTTTgctaaaaatacatataaataaatgtcAAAGTTCTGTATCTGCATCTGTGTAGAGGCTGGAATTTTGTCAGccacacacatatacacacacacacacctcctgGCCaagaataaagtaatgccttACTTGCTAACAGTAAAAAGACAGTGTTAGATGGTCTTATTTATCCCAACTATTTCAGAGGATTTTGTAACGACAGCATCACTCAACTTGGTGTCACTTGAAAACTTGCCAAGGGTACACTCCAACCTTTCGCCTATGCAATTCATGAAGATACtaaataacactggtcccaaTACAGACCCTTGAGGGAGAGCTCAAAATAAAGCCTTGTAAAAATCTTGTAGTGAAAAACTTCTTTAACTCTTAACAAATCTCTCTCTTCGGGTGTGAACTAGTAACGATTCCTGGCGGGTGCCCGGGGCGAGCTCCCCGCCCTCACACCGCGGCTGCCGCCCTCACGCGGCGCCCCgccctgccgccgccgctggcCAATAGCCGCCAAGCTCCTCACGCGTGTCCCGCCCCCGGCGCCGCTCTGGCCAATAGGAGCTAAGCGGGCTCGGCGCGGTCTCCCCCTCaccccgcccccgccgccacTCAGCCGGCGTGGAGTGCTCCACCGTAGGCGAGGGCAGCTCCGCCGGGCTCTGCCCTGAGCCCCGCGGCGTCCCGGCCATAATTTCGTAACCCTCTTCCTCATGGCGCCTACGCGCAGTCTCGGTGTTGCAGGAGCGGCCCCATGTATCAGCCCGCTTCacccctccttttctcccttcccttcgCGCCGCTCTCCACTCCCCCGAGAGGTCAAAATGGACTCGGCCGCTGGGGCAGCCGCTAACGGCCCCCTCTGGGTCACGTGGGCGGCGCGTGTCCTATATGAGGCCGAGGGTCGGAGGGAGGGGCGTTCATTCGCCTCGTGCGGGAGCGGAGAGCGGGGTGCGGTGGCTTCGCGATGAGCGCCGGGCCGGGGTCCCTCGGCCGCGGCGATACCGTCACCTTGCGGGTCAGCGCCGTGGGGCTCTACCCCGAGGTGCCTATCCTGCGGCTATGGGGGCTGCTGGGCGAACGCAGGGCTGACTATGCCCTCCTCCACCGCGAAATCCaggcggcggccgggccgcgccTGGCGGCCCGCCCAGAGCCCAGCGGGTCGGGGGCCAGCGGGaccaggctgtgcccaggagaGCTGGCGCTGGTGGAGGTGTTGGGCATCTGGTACCGCTGCTGTGTGGTGAGTTGCAGTGCCCGGGGGTACCGTGTCTTCCTGCTGGACGAGGGGTACGTGGTGGCCACATCCGCATACTACTTGGCACggggctgctcagagctgttccagctgcGCCCagaggtgctgggctgtgtcGTGGCTGATGTCATGCCCTCCCAGGGTCACGAGGGGACAGCCTGTGGGGATTCACCAGTGTCCAGGTGGACCGTGGAGGCGATGGAGTTCCTCAGCTTCCTGCATGGCAAGGAGGTGTCCGGTGTGGTGCAGGAGGTGATAACGCCACAGCTTATCGTACTCGAGCTGCCCCAGCTCGTGGTCCAGATGCGGCAGCTGGGCCTGGCCAAGCGTGTCTCTCCCAGCTGGTTCTGCCAGGTACTCAGGCGCTGCCTGCCTTTTGGCCAGTTAAAgaagcagctctgtcagcagcCTCCAGCCTGTTCCCTTGGAATTTTTGCAGATCCGCAGCTTGTCCATGTGTTGCTCTCGTACTGGCCTCTGTCACCTGCTTTGGATTACTACTACCCTCAGCTTCAGTTGGGTGTGACGGAGCCTGTCCTAGTGACCCATGTCTCTGACCCACACCACATCTACTGCCAGTTGCAGTGCCTGTCTGAGGAGATCTGTTGCCTTTCTGATACCATGTGCCATGCTTATGACCAGTGGGAGCAGGATTTATTGCCCAAAGTGGGCTCACCCTGTGCTGCCCGTGGGATGGATGGCCAGTGGTACCGTGCCATTCTGCTGGAGCTCATTGGTGAGGGGCAGGACCAGCATGCAGCTCTTGTGATCTTTGTGGACTATGGCAGGAAGGAGACTGTAACCAGAGCTAACCTGCGCCATTTGCCTGCTGAGTGTTTTCGCATGCCTGTGGTCACTTACATCTGTGCTCTTCAGGGTGTTTCGGATGGGGGGCGTGGCTGGTCCCCGTTACAGGTCGATTTGCTGAAAGCATTGGTGCTCGGCAGAGGAGTGAGTGCTCACATTGAAGCCTTTAACTCCTTTGAGCATCTCTATTATGTGACACTCTATGGGGAAAACGGCATTGATTTGAACGGTCTTTTTGGGTCTCAGGCTTGCTGCCTGGTCAGCACTCATGTGAGCCAAACTGAGGCTCATGAGCAGCTGGAGGTAGAGGAATCCTTAGTTGAAGAATTGGGATTGCCACCAGAAGCACCTCCTGTTTTAACACACGGAGGtttggctggtgctgctgtagCTGGTGTGCATCTGAAGACCTGGACATTCTACAGTGCACGGGTCTCTCACCTCCAAGACCCATCTGAGTTTTGGCTGCAGCTCCATGAGCATTATCAGCTCTTCAGGCAGCTAAGGCAGTGCATGTGGAATTTTTATTCCCATTCCACAAAGCTGGATGGTGCTGAGTGGGACCCACAGCCTGGATCCCTTTGTTGTGCCAGTTGGAATGAGGGTGTCTTCTATCGAGCGGTGGTCACCAGGGTACTGGACACTGGGGTGGAAATACACCTGGTGGACAGAGGCAGTACAGAAACTGTGGGTCTGTGTGCTGtgaaggagctgctccctcGGTTCAGGGAACTGCCTGCTTTAGCTCTGAAGTGTTGTTTGGCAGGTGTCTCCCCTCTGAGAGGGTGTTGGAGTGAAGCCTCTGTGTCTGCATTCAGGGAGATGGTACTGAACAAAGAACTAAAGGTTTGGTTTTTGAGTGTGCAGGGTGACAAATACATGGTTGAAATTTTTGACCAGTCCCAGTTAGGAGAGAGAAGAGTAAGTAAACTCATGGGCCACAGGGGTTATGCTAAATACCAGAGGTATGAAATGCCCAAGACTTCCCAGAAATCAGATAAGTCTGTGACACAGGCCTCTTCTCTAGTATGTGCTGCAGGGGAAAgccaaaaaaatgcagagaagagGCGCAGAGAAGAATGTGATCTAAAGAGTAGTGATAGAGTGGTTGATTCTCATGTGGGTGTGATGGTCAGAGAGAGCCCTATTGCAGCCATTCACAGTTCTAGAAGTACTGAACTTTGTTCTCAAGACTATGAGGGTAAGGAAAATCTGCACGCTTCTTTGGGTCAGAACTATGCGGAAATTAAGCCAGGCTCCTCTTGTGGAGGCCACTTAGAAGTGGGAAGTACAGTTAATGTTATTTTGTCATATGTTGAAAATCCTAGTTGTTTCTGGTGTCAGTTAAGTAGAAATTTCCATGACCTTGAGGTACTAATGGATGAAATTCAGGAGCATTGCAAGAATTCATCCCAGCCACATGTTTGGCCAAATCTTGTGTGTTTAGCCCAGTACTCGGAGGATAAAAAATGGTACAGGGCTTTAATAGTTAGTGAAGGAGTGTGTGCAGAAAAAGTAGAAGTCATATATGTTGACTATGGCAACAGAGAGCAGGTGTGTCTAACGAAGCTCCGTGCAATTAGTGAACACTTCCTTAGGTTAGAGGCTCAGGCATTCAGGTGCAGCCTTTACAACTTAATCCAACCTAATGGTCAGAATCCTTTTGCCTGGGATGAAGAAGCCATTCAGACTTTTCGGCAGTTTGTTGTTGATTCATCATCTGACCTTGATCTGAAGTGTACAATATTTGCCTTGGCTTCAATAAATAGGGACCTGTTTAACATTGTAGATTTAATCACGCCTTTTCAGAGTGCTTGCCAGTTTCTCACTGAGAAAGGTGTAGCCAGACCTTTATTTCCTCAAAAGCGCTTGGAATCTTTGGTCCAGCTTCACTCCTTCTATTATTCTAGTCACGGTATCAAAATTGGGAGTGAGGAAGACGTTTATATTACGCATGTTGAGAATCCATGGATGTTCTACTGCCAACTTGAAAGGTGTGCAGATGCCTTGGCACAGCTGGCTGATAACATCAGTCGCCTGAGTGAGAGAGTGACCAGCACAGGAACCTTGGGAAAGTCTGGAACCTTGTGTCTGGCAAGGTACTCTGACAGTCAGTGGTATAGGGGAGTAATTATGGAAAGACAACCTAAGGCTAAAGTCTTCTTTGTGGATTTTGGGAACACAGAGGCAATAGAGACAGATGATCTGCTTATTTTACCCAGTGATGCTTCTGATATCTTGCTTGTGCCAATGCAGGCCATAAAGTGTTCTGTGTCTGATGTATCATCTGTTTCCAAAGAAGCTGCAACATGGTTTAAGGAAGCCGTCCTAGAAAGGAGATTAAAAGCAATAGTGGTAGCAAAGGACTCTGATAATACACTGCTGGTAGAGTTGTTTGATGGAAATACTCAAATTAATACAAAACTGAAGGACCTAAGCCTAAACAGTACAGGACTGTGTAGTCATGTACACAATGAGACTTTGTGCTCTAGAAATACAGATGTGAATGAGAGGGATGAGCCTGCAGAGTCCCCTTTAAATGCAGGTAGGCCTCTTGAAAGAAAACGTCGACCCGAAGCCCAGCAAAAACAAGGGAGCAGAAGACACTTAAAAGAAGTTTTAGACCTTTTCCAGCACTCTGTGAAGGGAGATGTGGCAGCTGGATTACTAGGACCTGGTGAAATGCTTAGCAGTAAGGATGCTATTTTGTTGGATAAAGCAGGGGAGGAGtctctgctcttttcccagATGGATACACTGTCAGATACTAAATCTGATGCTGAAGGCAGGTGTATAATGCTTAAAAATTCATCTGATCTACCACCACAGAAGATAGTGCCAGCTCTTAAAACTTTAGTGTATGTGTCTTACATCAATGACCTGCACGATTTTTATGTTCAACTAGGGAGTGACGAGGTTCAGCTTAACAACATTTTGGAAAGTTTAAACAATGGGAAATCAGTGAAGGAGCCTTGTGGACAACTTTTCCAAGCAGGAGATTTAATCAGTGCTGTGTATTCAGAAGACAGCCTGTGGTATCGAGCTGTAGTAAAAGAGAAGACTTCTGACAATTCGATAAGGGTACATTATATTGATTATGGTGATACTTCAGTGATTAGTGTTGATCAAGCATGCAGGCTCCCTAAGGACTTGTCATCTATTCCAGCAATGAGTATTCACTGCTTTCTAGGTGGActtaaatgcaaaaaaagtgCAGACTGGACAGAGAAAGCACTGTTTTACTTCACCAAGAGAACAAGTGAAATCCTGCTGTCATGTGAATTTGTAAAGAAGGTTGATGATAAATGGGAAGTTATTCTCAGTGACCATCAAGGTATAATAACAGTGGATTTAGCTGATAAAGATCTTCCAAGtagagaaagactttttttaagaaaaaaaatggataaaagagAGAAGAGTGACATGATAACTGTCTGTGAGCCTTTGCCTCCTCAGGTACAAAATGAGATTTCCGATGTAAGTGATTGTAAATCATTTATCTGGAAATTTCCAGAGGCAGGTCAGACTTTAAAAATTTATGTCACAGTGGTAAATAGTCCAGGATTTTTCTGGTGTCACTGTGCTGATACCAAAGATGTGAGCTACATCgagaaaaaaatagaggaagCTGAAAAGCTTGGGCTAAGCTCTCTGAACGATAGCAAGTCTTGTATTAAAAGTGGTGATACTTGTCTAGCAAAATACAGTCAAGATGGGTGGTTCTACAGAGCTCAGATCAGCAGTGTGAAAGATGACAGTGTAGTTGTTAGACATGTGGATTACGGAAGTGAGGAAGCCATCAGCCTGGAGATGATCCGACAGATGCCATGTGAACTGCTCAGAGTACCTGCACAAGCATTTGCTTGCTGTCTGTCAGGTTTCAGTCCCTCAGAGGGCTCATGGCTTAGTGATGCAAATAAGAAGTTTTATGATATGACTGAAAACCTTGCATTAGGAGCTGAAGTAGTAGAAATTCGGGAAAACAAAGATTCTGAAGTCCCTCTGTGTGTTGTCAAGCTGGACGCTTGTGGCAATAGTATTAATGAAGAGATGAAGCCTTTCTGGAAGGCTAATAAAGAAACTGGTGACAGTGCTTTCTCAAACCTTTGCAACTCCCTAAAGGAAAATAGCAGTTCAAACAGCAATTTGGGTCTTTGTCTCGACAAAGAAACTACTGCTGTTTGTGGATTAGCTCAGGAAGAGAgtgaaaatgctttgttttgttctgatcCTTTCCTGGGTATAACTTCTGAGTGCGTAGAGACTGCAGAAGCAAATGTGTCAGTGGGAGCTGCCAGTGGGAAGGTTGATGATGGGTACGAGATGGGAAAGTGTGAGAATAGTTTTGATAAAGAGATAGCTCTGTCTGAAGGTGACAGTGATAACAATATGTTACTAGAACCAATGAGAAGCTACAGTCCTCATATTGTGGGGAATGGAATGAAAGCTGTAGAACAAGACTTGCCTGAAATAATGTTTGGAGAGGAGGCTGAGCCGAAAGCAAAACTGACAG
The window above is part of the Corvus moneduloides isolate bCorMon1 chromosome 3, bCorMon1.pri, whole genome shotgun sequence genome. Proteins encoded here:
- the TDRD6 gene encoding tudor domain-containing protein 6 isoform X3, encoding MSAGPGSLGRGDTVTLRVSAVGLYPEVPILRLWGLLGERRADYALLHREIQAAAGPRLAARPEPSGSGASGTRLCPGELALVEVLGIWYRCCVVSCSARGYRVFLLDEGYVVATSAYYLARGCSELFQLRPEVLGCVVADVMPSQGHEGTACGDSPVSRWTVEAMEFLSFLHGKEVSGVVQEVITPQLIVLELPQLVVQMRQLGLAKRVSPSWFCQVLRRCLPFGQLKKQLCQQPPACSLGIFADPQLVHVLLSYWPLSPALDYYYPQLQLGVTEPVLVTHVSDPHHIYCQLQCLSEEICCLSDTMCHAYDQWEQDLLPKVGSPCAARGMDGQWYRAILLELIGEGQDQHAALVIFVDYGRKETVTRANLRHLPAECFRMPVVTYICALQGVSDGGRGWSPLQVDLLKALVLGRGVSAHIEAFNSFEHLYYVTLYGENGIDLNGLFGSQACCLVSTHVSQTEAHEQLEVEESLVEELGLPPEAPPVLTHGGLAGAAVAGVHLKTWTFYSARVSHLQDPSEFWLQLHEHYQLFRQLRQCMWNFYSHSTKLDGAEWDPQPGSLCCASWNEGVFYRAVVTRVLDTGVEIHLVDRGSTETVGLCAVKELLPRFRELPALALKCCLAGVSPLRGCWSEASVSAFREMVLNKELKVWFLSVQGDKYMVEIFDQSQLGERRVSKLMGHRGYAKYQRYEMPKTSQKSDKSVTQASSLVCAAGESQKNAEKRRREECDLKSSDRVVDSHVGVMVRESPIAAIHSSRSTELCSQDYEGKENLHASLGQNYAEIKPGSSCGGHLEVGSTVNVILSYVENPSCFWCQLSRNFHDLEVLMDEIQEHCKNSSQPHVWPNLVCLAQYSEDKKWYRALIVSEGVCAEKVEVIYVDYGNREQVCLTKLRAISEHFLRLEAQAFRCSLYNLIQPNGQNPFAWDEEAIQTFRQFVVDSSSDLDLKCTIFALASINRDLFNIVDLITPFQSACQFLTEKGVARPLFPQKRLESLVQLHSFYYSSHGIKIGSEEDVYITHVENPWMFYCQLERCADALAQLADNISRLSERVTSTGTLGKSGTLCLARYSDSQWYRGVIMERQPKAKVFFVDFGNTEAIETDDLLILPSDASDILLVPMQAIKCSVSDVSSVSKEAATWFKEAVLERRLKAIVVAKDSDNTLLVELFDGNTQINTKLKDLSLNSTGLCSHVHNETLCSRNTDVNERDEPAESPLNAGRPLERKRRPEAQQKQGSRRHLKEVLDLFQHSVKGDVAAGLLGPGEMLSSKDAILLDKAGEESLLFSQMDTLSDTKSDAEGRCIMLKNSSDLPPQKIVPALKTLVYVSYINDLHDFYVQLGSDEVQLNNILESLNNGKSVKEPCGQLFQAGDLISAVYSEDSLWYRAVVKEKTSDNSIRVHYIDYGDTSVISVDQACRLPKDLSSIPAMSIHCFLGGLKCKKSADWTEKALFYFTKRTSEILLSCEFVKKVDDKWEVILSDHQGIITVDLADKDLPSRERLFLRKKMDKREKSDMITVCEPLPPQVQNEISDVSDCKSFIWKFPEAGQTLKIYVTVVNSPGFFWCHCADTKDVSYIEKKIEEAEKLGLSSLNDSKSCIKSGDTCLAKYSQDGWFYRAQISSVKDDSVVVRHVDYGSEEAISLEMIRQMPCELLRVPAQAFACCLSGFSPSEGSWLSDANKKFYDMTENLALGAEVVEIRENKDSEVPLCVVKLDACGNSINEEMKPFWKANKETGDSAFSNLCNSLKENSSSNSNLGLCLDKETTAVCGLAQEESENALFCSDPFLGITSECVETAEANVSVGAASGKVDDGYEMGKCENSFDKEIALSEGDSDNNMLLEPMRSYSPHIVGNGMKAVEQDLPEIMFGEEAEPKAKLTGSAPAASLFLGKEQELQRLPVLRAQPSASNGTGTLELDPLEMHLPCYDLNELLEELEGLLEKSSFGEGTKEALEAKSLEMQAASGSKARETVLEQELLELTDVREETGQLGALNCLEVLPLRNEKENLVPSVSDREKAVELIASDVQPSLGEKTKKLQANLSGIHETEAVLDDWMEADPPSLWLPTSGGRPEKELCQKMHDKQLMLGAKFEPFLELVLPDVQPPQEDREEDLLGLEHDVLQSSANSGSQFSFLSKDSAHQRPVFTVKSHDCKVEKHKGWRKKKEDCVEEWMEQDLTDSFKESGNTCVQSSGCRPGEDEKQNENLADCNAAHHDYPCNLKGFAVGSKCVVWTSLKWCDARILEVSEKGTKKSKLAAVTI
- the TDRD6 gene encoding tudor domain-containing protein 6 isoform X2 gives rise to the protein MSAGPGSLGRGDTVTLRVSAVGLYPEVPILRLWGLLGERRADYALLHREIQAAAGPRLAARPEPSGSGASGTRLCPGELALVEVLGIWYRCCVVSCSARGYRVFLLDEGYVVATSAYYLARGCSELFQLRPEVLGCVVADVMPSQGHEGTACGDSPVSRWTVEAMEFLSFLHGKEVSGVVQEVITPQLIVLELPQLVVQMRQLGLAKRVSPSWFCQVLRRCLPFGQLKKQLCQQPPACSLGIFADPQLVHVLLSYWPLSPALDYYYPQLQLGVTEPVLVTHVSDPHHIYCQLQCLSEEICCLSDTMCHAYDQWEQDLLPKVGSPCAARGMDGQWYRAILLELIGEGQDQHAALVIFVDYGRKETVTRANLRHLPAECFRMPVVTYICALQGVSDGGRGWSPLQVDLLKALVLGRGVSAHIEAFNSFEHLYYVTLYGENGIDLNGLFGSQACCLVSTHVSQTEAHEQLEVEESLVEELGLPPEAPPVLTHGGLAGAAVAGVHLKTWTFYSARVSHLQDPSEFWLQLHEHYQLFRQLRQCMWNFYSHSTKLDGAEWDPQPGSLCCASWNEGVFYRAVVTRVLDTGVEIHLVDRGSTETVGLCAVKELLPRFRELPALALKCCLAGVSPLRGCWSEASVSAFREMVLNKELKVWFLSVQGDKYMVEIFDQSQLGERRVSKLMGHRGYAKYQRYEMPKTSQKSDKSVTQASSLVCAAGESQKNAEKRRREECDLKSSDRVVDSHVGVMVRESPIAAIHSSRSTELCSQDYEGKENLHASLGQNYAEIKPGSSCGGHLEVGSTVNVILSYVENPSCFWCQLSRNFHDLEVLMDEIQEHCKNSSQPHVWPNLVCLAQYSEDKKWYRALIVSEGVCAEKVEVIYVDYGNREQVCLTKLRAISEHFLRLEAQAFRCSLYNLIQPNGQNPFAWDEEAIQTFRQFVVDSSSDLDLKCTIFALASINRDLFNIVDLITPFQSACQFLTEKGVARPLFPQKRLESLVQLHSFYYSSHGIKIGSEEDVYITHVENPWMFYCQLERCADALAQLADNISRLSERVTSTGTLGKSGTLCLARYSDSQWYRGVIMERQPKAKVFFVDFGNTEAIETDDLLILPSDASDILLVPMQAIKCSVSDVSSVSKEAATWFKEAVLERRLKAIVVAKDSDNTLLVELFDGNTQINTKLKDLSLNSTGLCSHVHNETLCSRNTDVNERDEPAESPLNAGRPLERKRRPEAQQKQGSRRHLKEVLDLFQHSVKGDVAAGLLGPGEMLSSKDAILLDKAGEESLLFSQMDTLSDTKSDAEGRCIMLKNSSDLPPQKIVPALKTLVYVSYINDLHDFYVQLGSDEVQLNNILESLNNGKSVKEPCGQLFQAGDLISAVYSEDSLWYRAVVKEKTSDNSIRVHYIDYGDTSVISVDQACRLPKDLSSIPAMSIHCFLGGLKCKKSADWTEKALFYFTKRTSEILLSCEFVKKVDDKWEVILSDHQGIITVDLADKDLPSRERLFLRKKMDKREKSDMITVCEPLPPQVQNEISDVSDCKSFIWKFPEAGQTLKIYVTVVNSPGFFWCHCADTKDVSYIEKKIEEAEKLGLSSLNDSKSCIKSGDTCLAKYSQDGWFYRAQISSVKDDSVVVRHVDYGSEEAISLEMIRQMPCELLRVPAQAFACCLSGFSPSEGSWLSDANKKFYDMTENLALGAEVVEIRENKDSEVPLCVVKLDACGNSINEEMKPFWKANKETGDSAFSNLCNSLKENSSSNSNLGLCLDKETTAVCGLAQEESENALFCSDPFLGITSECVETAEANVSVGAASGKVDDGYEMGKCENSFDKEIALSEGDSDNNMLLEPMRSYSPHIVGNGMKAVEQDLPEIMFGEEAEPKAKLTGSAPAASLFLGKEQELQRLPVLRAQPSASNGTGTLELDPLEMHLPCYDLNELLEELEGLLEKSSFGEGTKEALEAKSLEMQAASGSKARETVLEQELLELTDVREETGQLGALNCLEVLPLRNEKENLVPSVSDREKAVELIASDVQPSLGEKTKKLQANLSGIHETEAVLDDWMEADPPSLWLPTSGGRPEKELCQKMHDKQLMLGAKFEPFLELVLPDVQPPQEDREEDLLGLEHDVLQSSANSGSQFSFLSKDSAHQRPVFTVKSHDCKVEKHKGWRKKKEDCVEEWMEQDLTDSFKESGNTCVQSSGCRPGEDEKQNENLADCNAAHHDYPCNLKGFAVGSKCVVWTSLKWCDARILEVSEKGTKVLNLCSGNEEIVHPENVWNGIPDWAHRSSEKSKLAAVTI
- the TDRD6 gene encoding tudor domain-containing protein 6 isoform X1, which translates into the protein MSAGPGSLGRGDTVTLRVSAVGLYPEVPILRLWGLLGERRADYALLHREIQAAAGPRLAARPEPSGSGASGTRLCPGELALVEVLGIWYRCCVVSCSARGYRVFLLDEGYVVATSAYYLARGCSELFQLRPEVLGCVVADVMPSQGHEGTACGDSPVSRWTVEAMEFLSFLHGKEVSGVVQEVITPQLIVLELPQLVVQMRQLGLAKRVSPSWFCQVLRRCLPFGQLKKQLCQQPPACSLGIFADPQLVHVLLSYWPLSPALDYYYPQLQLGVTEPVLVTHVSDPHHIYCQLQCLSEEICCLSDTMCHAYDQWEQDLLPKVGSPCAARGMDGQWYRAILLELIGEGQDQHAALVIFVDYGRKETVTRANLRHLPAECFRMPVVTYICALQGVSDGGRGWSPLQVDLLKALVLGRGVSAHIEAFNSFEHLYYVTLYGENGIDLNGLFGSQACCLVSTHVSQTEAHEQLEVEESLVEELGLPPEAPPVLTHGGLAGAAVAGVHLKTWTFYSARVSHLQDPSEFWLQLHEHYQLFRQLRQCMWNFYSHSTKLDGAEWDPQPGSLCCASWNEGVFYRAVVTRVLDTGVEIHLVDRGSTETVGLCAVKELLPRFRELPALALKCCLAGVSPLRGCWSEASVSAFREMVLNKELKVWFLSVQGDKYMVEIFDQSQLGERRVSKLMGHRGYAKYQRYEMPKTSQKSDKSVTQASSLVCAAGESQKNAEKRRREECDLKSSDRVVDSHVGVMVRESPIAAIHSSRSTELCSQDYEGKENLHASLGQNYAEIKPGSSCGGHLEVGSTVNVILSYVENPSCFWCQLSRNFHDLEVLMDEIQEHCKNSSQPHVWPNLVCLAQYSEDKKWYRALIVSEGVCAEKVEVIYVDYGNREQVCLTKLRAISEHFLRLEAQAFRCSLYNLIQPNGQNPFAWDEEAIQTFRQFVVDSSSDLDLKCTIFALASINRDLFNIVDLITPFQSACQFLTEKGVARPLFPQKRLESLVQLHSFYYSSHGIKIGSEEDVYITHVENPWMFYCQLERCADALAQLADNISRLSERVTSTGTLGKSGTLCLARYSDSQWYRGVIMERQPKAKVFFVDFGNTEAIETDDLLILPSDASDILLVPMQAIKCSVSDVSSVSKEAATWFKEAVLERRLKAIVVAKDSDNTLLVELFDGNTQINTKLKDLSLNSTGLCSHVHNETLCSRNTDVNERDEPAESPLNAGRPLERKRRPEAQQKQGSRRHLKEVLDLFQHSVKGDVAAGLLGPGEMLSSKDAILLDKAGEESLLFSQMDTLSDTKSDAEGRCIMLKNSSDLPPQKIVPALKTLVYVSYINDLHDFYVQLGSDEVQLNNILESLNNGKSVKEPCGQLFQAGDLISAVYSEDSLWYRAVVKEKTSDNSIRVHYIDYGDTSVISVDQACRLPKDLSSIPAMSIHCFLGGLKCKKSADWTEKALFYFTKRTSEILLSCEFVKKVDDKWEVILSDHQGIITVDLADKDLPSRERLFLRKKMDKREKSDMITVCEPLPPQVQNEISDVSDCKSFIWKFPEAGQTLKIYVTVVNSPGFFWCHCADTKDVSYIEKKIEEAEKLGLSSLNDSKSCIKSGDTCLAKYSQDGWFYRAQISSVKDDSVVVRHVDYGSEEAISLEMIRQMPCELLRVPAQAFACCLSGFSPSEGSWLSDANKKFYDMTENLALGAEVVEIRENKDSEVPLCVVKLDACGNSINEEMKPFWKANKETGDSAFSNLCNSLKENSSSNSNLGLCLDKETTAVCGLAQEESENALFCSDPFLGITSECVETAEANVSVGAASGKVDDGYEMGKCENSFDKEIALSEGDSDNNMLLEPMRSYSPHIVGNGMKAVEQDLPEIMFGEEAEPKAKLTGSAPAASLFLGKEQELQRLPVLRAQPSASNGTGTLELDPLEMHLPCYDLNELLEELEGLLEKSSFGEGTKEALEAKSLEMQAASGSKARETVLEQELLELTDVREETGQLGALNCLEVLPLRNEKENLVPSVSDREKAVELIASDVQPSLGEKTKKLQANLSGIHETEAVLDDWMEADPPSLWLPTSGGRPEKELCQKMHDKQLMLGAKFEPFLELVLPDVQPPQEDREEDLLGLEHDVLQSSANSGSQFSFLSKDSAHQRPVFTVKSHDCKVEKHKGWRKKKEDCVEEWMEQDLTDSFKESGNTCVQSSGCRPGEDEKQNENLADCNAAHHDYPCNLKGFAVGSKCVVWTSLKWCDARILEVSEKGTKVLNLCSGNEEIVHPENVWNGIPDWAHRSSEALTPATENLQSLPEESLLQEKQTGCSNNLAEDAHVLQHC